In Truepera sp., the sequence GAAGTTGAAACCGCTCGCAACGAGGTAGCCGCCGTCCGTGGGGGCGGGGGAATACTCGACGAGCGCGTCGAGCAGGCTCTGCGGCGAGTCGCCGAGCTGGGCCCGGGCGGCCCCGGGCGCCAGAGCGATGAGCGTAGCAATGAACGCCGCTGCGATATGACGGGTGACTTGCCTTGGGGAGTGCATTCGAACATCTCCATATCACGCCGCGGCCGGCGGCTTGGTGGTCGTCTGGGTTGCACGCGACGATCCGCGCCTTCGGCTAGTAGCTCCGGCGCCTTGCCCAAGTGTAAGTTAGCGGGCCCCCGCACGGGTCGTGGCGGGCTTTCCACCGGGCCCGGCTGCCCGGGAATCGCGTCGGCTACGTGGTATCTTGCCTGCGATGCTCGACCTTCCGACCGGCCTGAGCGACCTCGTGGCACGTGAGCGTGGAGCCGCTACCGACCTCCTCATCCTGCTCGCCAAGCTCGAGGCCGACCCGCAGTACGTCGCCGACGTACGCACCGCCATCGACGACCTCGACGGCATCTTCTTGCTGGTCGTGGCCGGCGAGTTCAACGCCGGCAAGTCGAGTCTCGTGAACGCGCTCCTCGGCGAGCGCGTCATGCCCGAGGGCGTGACCCCCACCACCGACCGCGTGACCGTCATCACTCATGGCGAGGAGATCACCGAGGTGGAGGACGGCCACGACCTCGTTCGACGCACCTACCCGAGCGAGCTGCTGGGCACCGTGGCGTTCGTGGACACCCCCGGCACCAACGCCATCGTGGAGCGCCACCAGCTGCTCACCGAACGCTTCGTGCCGCGCGCCGACCTCGTGCTCTTCGTCACGAGCGCCGACCGCCCGTTCACGCAGAGCGAGCGCGAGTTCCTCGAGCTCATAGAGTCGTGGGGCAAGAAGGTCCTGATGGTCGTGAACAAGATCGACATCTTGGCCACGCCCGCGGAGCGGACCGCCGTGCTCGACTTCGTCACCGAGCACGCTCGCGAGACGCTGGGCACCACCCCCGAAGTGTTCGGCGTGAGCGCCCGCCAGGCTTTCGAGGCGCGGCGCTCCGGCGACGATGCGGCTCTGGCGGCGACCGGCCTGCCCGAGCTGGAGGCGGCCATCCGCCAGCGCCTCGGCGCCGACCGCCTGAAACTGAAGCTCCTCACGCCGCTGGGCGTGGCCAAACGCACGGCGGAGCACTACGCCGAGGTGCTCGAGAACCGCCTCGGGCTGCTGACCGAGGACAGCGCCACCCTCGCCGAGGTCGAGCGGCAACGCGCCCACTTCGAGAGTGAGCTGAAGAAGGACCTCAAGCTTCACGTAGACGCCATCAATTCGGTGCTCGAGAGCGTCGAGAAGCGGGGCGAGGAGTTCTTCGACGACACCATCCGCTGGCGCCGCATCGCCAAGCTCATGAACACCCAGAAGGTGAAGGAGGAGTTCGAGGCCGACGTGGTGAAGAGCGCGGAGGCCGAGATCGACAAGGGTCTGGGCGAGTTGGTCGACTGGTTCATCGGACGCAACCTGCAGTTGTGGGAGGACGTCATGAGCTTCCTCAACGAGAAGCGGGCGTCCGAACAAGACCGCATCATCGGCGAGGTAGGCGGGCGCTTCCAGTACGACCGTCAGGCGCTGCTTCGCGGTATGCGCGAGCAGCTCGGATCGGGCTTGATGGAGTACGACGCGCCCACCGAGGCGAGGCAGCTCGCCGATCGCCTGCAGGGCGCCGTGATCCAGACGGGCCTGCTCGAGGTGGGCGGCCTGGGGCTAAGTGCCGCGATGCTGGCCATCATGACGGGTGCGGCTCTCGACATCACCGGGTTGGCGGTCGGGCTCACCGTCATGGGCCTCGGGCTCCTCGTCTTCCCCCGCCAACGCGCGCGCGCCAAGCGCGACCTACGCGCCAAGATGAGCGAGCTTCAGGCGGCCTTGGAGGAGGGGGTGAGCAAGCAGTTCGCCCTCGAACTCGCGCGCTCACAGGAGAAGCTCACGGCGGCCATCAGCCCCTACACGCGCTTCGTGGGGGCCGAACTCGCGCGGCTGCACGAGCTGCAAGCCGAGCTCGAGGCCATCACGAGTCGCCTGAGTAAGCTGCGGCGCGAGGTCGAGACGACCGCGTAGCGTTAGACTCCTCGCCATGACCGATCCCAGACCGGCCCGCGTCGCGTACCAAGGCGTTCCAGGCGCCTTCAGTGAGGAGGCCGCCCTCGGCTTCGCCCCCGGGGGGCAGGCCGTCGGGTTCCCCACTTTCGAGGAGGCGTTCGCGGCGGCCGCCGACGGTACCTGCGATTACGCCTGCTTGCCCGTGGAGAACAGCCTCGCGGGTTCCATCAACCAGACCTACGACCTCCTGACCGACTCGGTCATGAACGTCGTGGGGGAGCGCATAGTGCGCGTGCACCACAACCTCCTCGTGAAGCCCGGGGTGAAGCTCGAGGAAGTCCGCCGCGTGTACAGCCACCCGCAGGCGCTGGCCCAATGCATGGGCTTCATCCGGAAGCACGGCCTCGAGGCCGTGACCGACTTCGACACCGCGGGCGCGGCCAAGCTCCTCGCCGAGAACGGCGGGGAGGGGAAGGCCGCCATCGCCAGCCTGCGCGCGGCGCAGGAGTACGGCCTCGAAGTGGTGGCCGAGAAGATCGAGGACCTACCCTTCAACTTCACGCGCTTCTTCGTGCTCGGTTACGCCGACGCCAGGGCGAAGAGCGCCAGACCGCCCGGCGACGAGACGCGTTACAAGACGAGCCTGGTGGTCGCCACGCGGCACCGGCCCGGCGACCTGGTCACGTGCCTCGAGGTCTTCCCGCTGCACGAGATCAACATGACGAAGCTGGAATCGCGGCCCAGGCGCGACAAGCCGTGGAGCTACCTCTTCTACATCGACATCGACGGCCACATCGAGGAGCCGAACGTGGCGGCGGCGATGGCCGACCTCATGCGGCGGGCCGCGTTCGTCAAGTACCTGGGCAGCTACGCCGCGGCCGACCCGGTGGAAGTGAGTTGATGGGCAATACCGGTGACCCGGGGCCGGAGCGCGACCCGGGGCCGGAGCGCGAAGCGAGGCCCGATCTCGAACCGGGGCCGAGCCCAGAACGAGGCGGCCCAGCAGAGGCCCCCTCCCTGCGCCTCGACGACGCCCTCAAGTTCTTCGGCGTGGCCACCACGGGCGGGCAGGCCAAACACCTCATCCAGCGGGGCGAGGTGCGGGTGAACGGCGTGGTGGAGACGCGCCGCAAGCACCGGTTGGTGGCCGGGGACAGCGTGATGGTGGGCGCCGAGGCCTTCGTGATCGAGTTCGAACCCACCCCGGAAAGCTGACCCACCCGCGTGGGCAGTTTCGGCGCGGGCTCTCGCACCGCGACCACCGCGGGCACCGCGGGCACCGCGAGCACCGCGAGCACCGTAGGCGCCGGGAACCGCCCGGCCCACCCGCGCAAGGAGGTTCAGCCCGTCTCCAACGCCAACGCCGTCACTCCCGGCAACGAACTCAACGGCACCTCCTCTCCTGGGTACCAGAGCGTGCGCGACCTGAAGCTACCGGACCACGGCGCCCGGTAGGCCTCCGTCCAACCCCGGTGCAGGTCGAGGAGCCACACCTCGCGTACGCCCGCCCGGGCGTACGCGGCCAAGCGCGGCGTGACGGCTCCCTCCGTTCGCGAGCGACCCCCGGCGTTACGGCCGGCAATGGCCAGCTCCACGGCGAGGACCACGCCCTCGGACCCGAGGCTCTCGCCTGCCAACGCTCGCTCACGCGGCTGGCCAAGTGCCTCGGGCTCTTCGAGCCAACGGGCAGGTGTTGCCAGCACCGCGATCTCGGGCCTGAGCAGGTCTTCTGGGCCGAGCCCGAGGAGCGGCCGCTTGATTGCCTCCGCGGGTGGCCGGTACGCCGCCCCGCTGCTGCGGGACGGCGACCACGGGCCGAGCGCCGCCGCCAGCCGAGCATGGAGGCCGAGCACCGCGGCCGCCTGCGCGGGCAGCAGCCGCGGCAGGAAGACCACTCTTCCGCCCAGCAGCTCGGCCCTGCCCGCGTCGGCCACGGCGCCCGAGCGCAGGTGCGCCAGGAACCCGGCCGCGGCAAGGAGGCGGGGCTGCGGCTCGTTACCGCTAGCCCGCGCCGCGCCGCCCCTGTGCCTGCGACCACCGCGGCCGAACATGATCTTTGGCGTGCCACCCGGGTCGACCGACATGCCATCAATATGCGCGGGCCCGCAACTTCATGCGCTCGCTGGCCCGGCAGACGCTTAGCACCCCTGGGTCGGCGCCGCCCGCGTCGGGGCGCTAGCGCCAACTGAGTGCTAGACTCGCGCTTTGGTGGTTGCGAGGCCCTGACAAATGCCTAAACGTACAGACATCCACAAGATCCTGATCCTGGGGTCCGGCCCCATAGTCATCGGCCAGGCCGCCGAGTTCGACTACTCGGGCACCCAGGCCTGCAAGGCCCTGCGCGGCGCCGGGTACGAGGTGGTGCTGGTCAACTCCAACCCCGCCACGATCATGACCGACCCCGAGGTCGCGGACCGCACCTACATCGAACCCCTCACGCCGGAGTTCGTCACCAAGGTCATCGCGGCGGAGAAACCCGACGCGCTGCTGCCCACGCTTGGCGGCCAGACCGCCCTCAACCTCGCGGCGCAACTCCACGAGCTCGGCGTGCTGGAGGAGCACGGCGTCGAACTCATCGGCGCCAACTACGCCGCCATCCAGAAGGGCGAGGATCGCCGGCTCTTCCAGCAGGCCATGGCCAAGATCGGCATCAAGACGCCCGCCGGCAAGATGGTCACCAGCCTGGACGAGGCCCTGGAGTTCGTGGTGAGCATCGGTTACCCGGCCATCATCCGTCCGAGCTTCACCCTGGGCGGCACCGGCGGCGGCATCGCCTACGACGAGGAGCAGTTCCGCGCCACGGTGGCGCAAGGCCTTCACGACTCGCCCGTCCACAGCGTGCTCGTCGAGCAGTCCGTCTTGGGATGGAAGGAGTACGAGCTGGAGGTCATGCGCGACCAGAACGACACGGTCGTCATCATCTGCTCCATCGAGAACTTCGACCCCATGGGCGTGCACACGGGCGACAGCATCACGGTGGCGCCGGCCCAAACCCTGTCGGACAAGGAGTACCAGCGCCTGCGCGACTACTCCATCGACATCATCCGCGAGATCGGCGTCGACACGGGCGGCTCCAACATCCAGTTCGCCGTCAACCCGGTAGACGGTGACGTCATCGTGATCGAGATGAACCCCCGCGTCTCGCGCTCCTCTGCGCTGGCCAGCAAGGCCACCGGTTACCCGATCGCCAAGATCGCGGCGCTGTTGGCCGTCGGCTACCACCTCGACGAACTGCCCAACGACATCACGAAAGAGACCAAGGCGGCGTTCGAACCCACCATCGACTACGTGGTCACCAAGATCCCGCGCTTCGCGTTCGAGAAGTTCCCGACCGCCTCCACCACCTTGGGCACGCAGATGCGCTCGGTGGGCGAGGTCATGGCCATCGGCCGCACGTTCAAGGAGTCCCTCTCCAAGGCACTGCGGTCACTGGAACTCGACGTCCGGAGCGAGACTGCGGGCCTGACGCTACAGGAGCTCGACGGCCGCCTTCACGCCAATCCCGCGCGCCTCCCCGCCGTCCTCGAACTCTTGCGGCGCGGCCGTTCCACGCGCTCCCTCCACGAGGACACCGGGATAGACCCCTGGTTCCTCGCCCAACTCAAGGAGATCACCCAGGCCGAGCGCGAGGTCGAAGACGGACCAGGGATAGCCGGGTGGTCGTGGGAGAGGTGGCGCGAGGTCAAGCGTCTCGGCTTCTCCGACCGCGAGGTCGGGCTGCTCACGGACTCGAGCCCGGTAGACGTCCGCGCCGCGCGGCTGCAGCACGACGGCGCGCCGGTCTACAAGACCGTCGACACCTGCGCTGCAGAGTTCGAGGCCTACACGCCCTACCTCTACTCCACGTACGAGTGGGAGGACGAGGCGCCGCCGTCCGACCGGCGCAAGGTCGTCATCCTGGGCTCGGGCCCGAACCGCATCGGGCAGGGCGTCGAGTTCGATTACGCCACCGTGCACGCGGTGTGGGCGCTCAAGGAGGCGGGCTTCGAGACCATCATGGTCAACTCGAACCCGGAGACCGTCTCCACCGACTACGACACCGCGGATCGCCTGTACTTCGAACCCCTCACCTTCGAGGACGTGGCGAACATCGTCGATCACGAGAAGCCCGACGGCGTCATCGTGCAGCTTGGCGGCCAGACGCCCCTCAAGCTGGCGCGGCCGCTCACCGACGCCGGCGTTCCCATCTGGGGCACGCCCGCCGCGGCCATCGAAGCCGCGGAGGACCGCGACACCTTCCACGCCCTTTGCCAGTCCCTCGGCATCCCGCAGCCCCGCGGGGCCGTCGCGCGCCTGCCGGCAGAAGCCGGCGCACTGGCCGCCGAGATCGGCTACCCCGTCATGGTCAGGCCGAGCTTCGTGCTGGGCGGTCGCGCCATGAAGGTAGTGCGCAGCGCGGATGAGCTGGCGGCCTACCTGGCCGAGGTCTACTCCGAGTTGCCCGACAACCCTTCCATCCTGCTCGACGAGTTCATCGCCGGCGCCACGGAGGTCGACGTCGACGCGCTATCCGACGGCGTCACCACCGTGGTGGCCGGCGTGATGGAGCACGTGGAGCTGGCCGGCATCCACTCCGGCGACAGCGCTTGCATCACGCCGCCCGTCAGCCTCTCTCCAACCGCGCTGGCCCTCATAGAGGAGTACACGGGGCGGCTGGCGGAGGCCATCGGCGTGCTCGGCCTCATCAACGTGCAGTACGTGGTGCGCGGTGACGAGGTGATGGTGGTCGAGGCCAACCCCCGCGCCAGCCGCACCATCCCCTACCTGTCGAAGGCAGTGGGCGTGCCGCTGGCGAAGCTCGCCGCGCTCATCGCCGCGGGAAAGACGCTGGCGGAACTCGGCTTCGTGGCAACGCCCAGGCCCAAGCACTACAGCGTGAAGGAAGTGGTGCTGCCGTTCCTGAAGTTCGCGGGCGTGGCGCCGGTCCTGGGTCCGGAGATGCGCTCCACGGGTGAGAGCATGGGCATCGACGACGACCCGTACCTCGCGTACTATCGTGCGGCCCTCGGCGCCGGGGCCGCGCTGCCCGGCGAGGGCAGTGCGCGCCTGATAGGTGAGGGCCTGGACGACCAAGCCGCGGTGTTGGCGGGGCTGGGGTTCGCCGTCGAGCGCGGCCCCGTCCCACCTGACTCGGAGCCCGACTACGCGCTGTTGATCGACGTCGAACAAACGGCGGAGGCGCGCCGCGCCCTCGAGAACGGGGTGCCCTACGTGACCACTACCGAGGCCGCGACCTGGACGGTCAAGGCCATGGCCGCGGCGGCCGCGGCGCGCGCCGCAGGGCCGCTACCGGTGAGGGCGCTACAAGACCTCTAAGATCGCCGAAATCAACGCTGGCCGGCCCAAGTCGGCCGCTTCAGGCCTCTATGCTCTCGTCCACGCCGCCGTCGGCGACGTCCTGATCAGGGTCCTTGGCCGCTACGTCGGGCGTAACGTCGACCTCGTCGTCCAGGCCGGTCAGTCGCTCGTGTTTGCGATTCGGCAGGTGTTGCCTCAACGACTCGGCGTAGGCGGAGAGGTTCCCGAGCGCGTCGGCCACGCGCATGCGTAGGAGGAACTCGCCCTGGTCGACGCGGGCCACCAGGTGAAACGGGGCCTCCGCGAGCCGTTCGAGGATGCGCAACACGCCCTCGCGGCTCATGTCGGCGTCGGCGGCGAGCTCCTCCAGGAGGAACACGGTCGGCGCCCGCAGGTTCGCCAACCGCGTGAGGACCCTCGAGGTGGCGCCACGCTCGGCGACGCGCTCGGAGACGCTGTTCTCGAACCTCTCCAGGCCGACCTCGAAGAGGCCGTCATGCTCGAAGTACGACTCGAGGTCGATGGGGCTCAGCGGCACGGTGCCGTGCAGCACGCGCAGGCGATCGAGGGCGGCCCAGCTCCAGAGCGTGGCTCGCGCCAGTTCGGCGGGGCTGGTGAGACGCAGGAGGTCGTGATGGTCCCCGATCACCGCCAAGTACCGGGCGCTCGAGCCGCGCCGCTTCGCTAACAGGGCGGCCCAGTCGAGCCGCTCCCCAGCGGGCAGCAACTGCGCGTGGACCTGGTACTTCCTGCGCCCCATGTCGGCGACTATGGTCATCTGCCCACCGCCGAGCGGTTCCAGTCTGAAACCCAGAGGCTCGAGCACGCGACGCAACCTCTGCGCCAGGTCGACGACGCGCAGGTCGGAGCCCTCGTTGTCGGCGCCGCGGTCCGGCCGCGGTTGCGGTGCCGGAACGCGCCGCTCGTGAACGTGGCCGCCTTGCGCCGGCCGGTCCTGTGCCGCTTCTTTGCCGGCGCTGGCCGCGAAGTCCTGCCAGATGCCCGTGCCGCGGTTCCCGGACCACAGCGGCGGTTGCTCGCCGCCCCGGCCGCCACTCTCCTGCGCATGCGCTTCGGCTTCAGCCGCCTGGCCGCCGCGTGGCACACCGGCGGCGGTTTCCACCAACTCGGCGACCTGATCGACGCTCTCCGCGGCGATGCGTGCCGGCGTGCTCGCCGCCGGCTCCTCCGCCGCGCCTTCGGGCGCCGCGTCATCGCCCTTCCTGGCGCTCTGCCAGCGTCCGTTACGGAACTCGAAGCGGGGGTCCGCCTCCAGGTACTCACCGACGTCGAGCCCGGCGGCCAGGGTCGGGAAGAGGACGTGCACCTCCGCCTCGGTGGCGGCCACCCCGGCAGACGCAAACTCGTCGAGCATGGCGGCGACCGCAGCCGGTCGTGAGTCGGCGGCGCGCTTGGCTTTGGTGATGACGTCGAAGCCGAAACGGTTGTCGCCCAGCGGGGTCACGTGGAGCTCGTCGTTGACTTCCAGCTGGTGAGCGCCGAAGAGGTCGCCCAGCCCGGCGAGGACTCGAGGTGCGGTCAGCTCGAGTTCGTACTCCGCGCCCGTCTCGTTGTCGACCGCCACGATCGGGCCCTGTTCGGGGAACAACTGAAGCATGGCCAGCGGCAGGGTCATGGTCCCGCTCTTCAGGCAAACGCGTGTGAGCGGGTATCTGTATGCCTGTGCCATGCGGTATCTCCCTGTCATCACGTGCGTGTGGTCGCTGGGCCGAGGGCTCGACGACGGGGCGCGGGGCTCTTCGGCGGTTGGCGAAGTCTACCAGACGAAACCGGGGTGGACCTCACCCGAATTTCAATACCTTCCGCTTCTTCTTCGGCTTCGCCGGGGCCTCGGTTCCGCCCTTCGGGGGCTTGCTTCTCGCGGGCTGTTCTCTCGCGGGTCTGCTCTTGGCGGGCTGCTCTTTCGCAGGTTTGCTCTTCGCGGACTGGTCCTTCGCCTGCTTGCCCTTCGCGGGCTGCTCTCTCGCGGGCTTGCTCTTCGCGGGCTGCTCTTTCGCCTGCTTGGCCGCCTCGGGCTGCTCTTTCGCCTGCTTGGCCTTGCCGGTCCGCTCCTTCGTGGGCTTGGCCGCGGCTGCCTTGGCGGCCCCCGCCTCGGCCGCGCCCTTCTTGGCGTCGCCCTTCTTCGCGTCGCCGCCCTTCTTGGCTTCTCCGGCCTTCTTCGCGTCGCCGGCCTTTGCGCCCCTGCCCGCCGGCTTGGCCCGCGCGTTGCGACCGGCGATCTCGGTCACCACGCCCTCGGCGGCGCCCTGCTGCGGCGTCTTGAGTTTCCCGGGCCGGCGGGTATCGGCCGGCTTCTCCTCCGCCTCCAACTCGGGCATCGGCATGTCGGCCGGTATGAGGTCGATCTGGCGTTGCGTCGGGTTGGCGGCCAGGATCCTGATCTCCACCCTGTCGCCCATCCGGTAGCGCTTGCGCGAGTGCTTGCCCATCAACATGAGCTGCTCTTCGATGTAGAGGTAGTAGTCGTCGACGAGGTGGCTCACGTGCATCAGGCCCTCGACGGCGTTGGGCAGCTCGACGAACACCCCGAAGTTGGTGACGCCCACGACGATGCCCGTGTAGGTCTCGCCCACGTGCTCCTTGGCCCAACGCGCGTGATAGTAGCGCGTGAGGTCCCGCTCGGCCTCTTCGGCCACGCGTTCACGCTCGCTGGCGTGCTCCGCCAGCGCGGGGAAGTCGGTCTTCATGCGCTCCTTGAGCGTCGGCGAGAGGCGGTGCTGCAGGAGCGCGCGCACCACGCGGTGCACCACGAGGTCGGGGTAGCGGCGGATGGGGCTCGTGAAGTGGAGGTAGCTCTCGAAGGCGAGGCCGTAATGACCCAGGTCCTCGCTCGAGTAGCGCGCCTGCTTGAGGCTCCGGAGCAGGAGCGTGTTCACGAGTTGCGCCTCCGGTTTGCCGGCGGCCTGCTTGAGGATGGCCTGAAGGTCCTGAGGCTTCGAGTGCTCGAGGTCGAGAACGTAACCCAGCCTGGCAAGGGCCTTCTGCAGCGCCTGGACCTTCTCGGGGCTGGGGTCCTCGTGAACGCGGAAGAGGGCCGGCACGTCGCGCCGGCTGAGCTCGCTCGCCACCAGGCGGTTGGCCAGCAGCATCATCTCCTCCACCAGCTGCCGGGCCGAGTTGCTCCTCACCGGGTTCACGTGAAGCGCGCCCTGGTCGTCGACCTCGACGCGGGCCTCGGTGAAGTCGAAGTCGAGCGCCCCGGCACCGATGCGTGCGGCGCGCAGTTCCTGCGTGAGGTTGAGCATGACCTTGATGTCGCGCTCGAGCTTGCGCTTGCCCGCGGGCAGGCGACCGCCGTCGGCGAACTCCTGCACTTGCCGGTACGTCAGGCGCGCGTCGGACTGGACGACGGTCTCCTTGAACTTGAACGCCTTCACCTCGCCTGTGCGCGTTATGTCCACGAACAGCGAAAGGGCCAGGCGCGCCTTGCCCTCGTCGAGGGAACAGATGCCGTTGGAGAGGTCCTCCGGCAGCATCGGCAGCACGCGTCCCGGGAGGTAGACGGACGTGGCGCGCTCCACGGCTTCCTTGTCGAGGCTCGTGCCCTCGGCCACGTAGTAGCTGACGTCGGCGATGTGGACGCCTACTCGCAACAGGCCGTCCCGGGCCGAATCGAGCCGCTCGATGCTGAGGGCGTCGTCGAAGTCCTTGGCGTCCTCGCCGTCGATGGTGAACGTGACCGCCTTGCGGTAGTCGGAGCGGCCCGCCATCATCTCGGCCGTCACCTCGTCGGGTACGGCCTGGGCCTCGGCCAGCGTGGCGGGGTCGAACTCGGCCTTGAGGTGGTACTTGACGATCACGGCGCGAGTCTCGACCTCGGGGTCGTCCTCGGTGCCCAGGAACTCGGTCACCTCGCCGAAGGGCTCCCGTTCGCCCGACTCCTCGGGCCAGACCATGCGCGCCACGATGCGCGAACCGCCCTCGAGCTTGCCCACGGACTCCGGGGTGAGGAGGATCCGCGACTGCAACCGCACGGAGTCGGGCCGCAAGATGGCGTAACCCCTGGCGTACTCGAGCGTGCCCACCACCTTCTCGTAGCCGCGCTCGATGATGCGGACGATCTCGCCGGAGGGGCGCCCGTCGTCGCTCTTCATGGGGTTGGGGCGCGCCATCACCCGATCGGAATCCCAGGCGCCTCCCAGGCGGTCGGCGGGGATGTAGAGGTCCTTGCCCCCAGCGTCGGGGATGACGAAGCCGTAACCGCCCGAGGCAACCTGCAGGCGGCCCAGGACCATGTTCATCTCCTGCGGCAGGCCGTAGGTCCGGCGGCGCGTGCGGATCAGTCGGCCTGCATCGGCTAGTTCGGAAAGGATGTGTCGCAGCTCGGCGCGGTCGTCCACCTCGAAGCGGCGCTGGATGTCTTGTACGTGCCAGGGTCGCTCGGGGTGCTCCAAGAAGAAGCTGAGTACCTGGTCGGGATTGATATCTGGCATCTGGCGTAGTGTAGCGCGTCCCCGGCCCGCGGCCCGGTCGAGCGTCGAAGGGCCGTCAGCAAGGTCGCGGCCGGTGAGCCGCCGACGCCCGGGCCCGGCGAGCGTCGAAGAGCCCCGGCTAGAGCCTCAGCGCAAGCGAGCGACTTCTTGCCGCGCCAGCGCTGCCAGTGCCGCGCGGCTCGGTGACGGGGCGAAGACGCCGAGCGCCGCCACGGCTTCTTCCGCCTGGGCCTCTATCTCGCTCCTCGTGCGCTCGTGGGCACCGTGCGCCGTGGCCAGCTCGGCCATGCGCTCCACGTCGCCGGGCCGGGCCGCCCGCCTCGCGAGGATGGCCCGCGCCTCCTCGCAATCGTGCTCTAGGAGAAGGCTCAGCACCGTGTGCGTCGCCTTGCCCTCGCGAAGGTCGCCGCCAACGGGTTTGCCTAGGACTTGGGGGTCACCGAGAAGGTCGAGGTAGTCGTCGCGCAGCTGGAACGCGCGCCCGAACGCCATGCCGTAGCGGCGCAGCGCCCTCAAGTCCGCGTCGTCGGCGCCGGCAACCAGTCCAACGCCCTGGCTGGCGGCGGCCAGCAGCACGGCGGTCTTGCCCTCGATGACCCGCGTGTAGTTCTCCCACGAGTAGTCCTGGAGCGTCGCGACCTGGAACTGGAGGACCTCGCCCTCGCACACGTCGGCCGCCGCCTCGGCCATGAGCGACGTGAAGCCGGCGCTTCCGCTGGCGGCCAACAGCCGGAGCACGCGGGCGAGCATGAAGTCGCCCGACATGACGCTCACCACGTTACCGTAGCGCCGGAAGGCGGCCTCGCTACCCCGCCGCGTGTCGGCGTCGTCGATCAGGTCGTCGTGTAGCAGTGACGCCGAGTGAAGGAGCTCGACCGAGAGGGCGACCTGCATGGCCGCCTCGGGCGGTGCGCCTAGGAGGCGACCGGTGAGGAACGCCACGCCGGGCCGCAGTCGCTTACCGCCCGCCTTCACCAGGTCGGCGCCGATGGCCTCGATGAACGCGACGGAGGAATGGAGTTCGCCCTCGAGCCGCTCCTCGAAACGCACCAGCTCCTCAGCAACGAGTTCGAACACGCGGCCAGTATAAGGGGGCTTGTGCGCCCGGGTACTAGCCCGCCGTCGCGACCAGGTCCTGGTGAGGTTGCAGGTAGAACGCCAGGCGCTTGAGTCCCGCCAGGAAGTCGACCGACTCCACGCGAACGCTGTCGGGGACGTCGAGCACGGTGGGCACGAAGTTCAAGACGCCGCGCACGCCGGCCTCGACGATCATCTCGGTGGCGGCCTTCGCGCTGCCTACCGGCACCGTCAAGAAGACGATGTCGAGCGTCAGTTCCCTCACGCGGCCGGCCAACTCGTCCATGCCATAGACGGGCAGTGTGCCGATGCGGGAGCCGACCTTGGCGGGGTCCCGGTCGAAGCCGCACACCAGGTCGAAATTGAAGCCACTGAAGTGCGGGTAGTCGGCGAGGGCCTGGCCCAATCGCCCCATACCCACGATCGCAACCCGCCAGGAACGGGTGAGGCCGAGAGTGCTGCTGAGCTCGCGGCGCAAGATGGCGACCGTGTAGCCACGGCCGCGCGTGCCTGACGTCACCTTGGCGAGGAGCAGGTCTTTGCGGACC encodes:
- the rnr gene encoding ribonuclease R; amino-acid sequence: MPDINPDQVLSFFLEHPERPWHVQDIQRRFEVDDRAELRHILSELADAGRLIRTRRRTYGLPQEMNMVLGRLQVASGGYGFVIPDAGGKDLYIPADRLGGAWDSDRVMARPNPMKSDDGRPSGEIVRIIERGYEKVVGTLEYARGYAILRPDSVRLQSRILLTPESVGKLEGGSRIVARMVWPEESGEREPFGEVTEFLGTEDDPEVETRAVIVKYHLKAEFDPATLAEAQAVPDEVTAEMMAGRSDYRKAVTFTIDGEDAKDFDDALSIERLDSARDGLLRVGVHIADVSYYVAEGTSLDKEAVERATSVYLPGRVLPMLPEDLSNGICSLDEGKARLALSLFVDITRTGEVKAFKFKETVVQSDARLTYRQVQEFADGGRLPAGKRKLERDIKVMLNLTQELRAARIGAGALDFDFTEARVEVDDQGALHVNPVRSNSARQLVEEMMLLANRLVASELSRRDVPALFRVHEDPSPEKVQALQKALARLGYVLDLEHSKPQDLQAILKQAAGKPEAQLVNTLLLRSLKQARYSSEDLGHYGLAFESYLHFTSPIRRYPDLVVHRVVRALLQHRLSPTLKERMKTDFPALAEHASERERVAEEAERDLTRYYHARWAKEHVGETYTGIVVGVTNFGVFVELPNAVEGLMHVSHLVDDYYLYIEEQLMLMGKHSRKRYRMGDRVEIRILAANPTQRQIDLIPADMPMPELEAEEKPADTRRPGKLKTPQQGAAEGVVTEIAGRNARAKPAGRGAKAGDAKKAGEAKKGGDAKKGDAKKGAAEAGAAKAAAAKPTKERTGKAKQAKEQPEAAKQAKEQPAKSKPAREQPAKGKQAKDQSAKSKPAKEQPAKSRPAREQPARSKPPKGGTEAPAKPKKKRKVLKFG
- a CDS encoding polyprenyl synthetase family protein, whose protein sequence is MFELVAEELVRFEERLEGELHSSVAFIEAIGADLVKAGGKRLRPGVAFLTGRLLGAPPEAAMQVALSVELLHSASLLHDDLIDDADTRRGSEAAFRRYGNVVSVMSGDFMLARVLRLLAASGSAGFTSLMAEAAADVCEGEVLQFQVATLQDYSWENYTRVIEGKTAVLLAAASQGVGLVAGADDADLRALRRYGMAFGRAFQLRDDYLDLLGDPQVLGKPVGGDLREGKATHTVLSLLLEHDCEEARAILARRAARPGDVERMAELATAHGAHERTRSEIEAQAEEAVAALGVFAPSPSRAALAALARQEVARLR
- a CDS encoding redox-sensing transcriptional repressor Rex, giving the protein MHKDLPSVTVSRLVAYLRVLTDMEAEGVIYATSERLGNAAHVSAHQVRKDLLLAKVTSGTRGRGYTVAILRRELSSTLGLTRSWRVAIVGMGRLGQALADYPHFSGFNFDLVCGFDRDPAKVGSRIGTLPVYGMDELAGRVRELTLDIVFLTVPVGSAKAATEMIVEAGVRGVLNFVPTVLDVPDSVRVESVDFLAGLKRLAFYLQPHQDLVATAG